A single region of the Ornithorhynchus anatinus isolate Pmale09 chromosome 6, mOrnAna1.pri.v4, whole genome shotgun sequence genome encodes:
- the PCDH18 gene encoding protocadherin-18, with protein MRPVARGGGLPAGPPVLLLALLASLSAGALGRNLRYRLYEEQRVGTVVGRLWEDAGDVLARLPSPGSVRFRAMQRGSAPPLLTVREDTGDIRVAARVDREQLCPAQPNCSIQFDVITLPTDHLQLFHVEVEVLDINDHAPQFARPLIPIEISESAAVGTRIPLDGAADPDVGDNGLHSYALAANDAFGLEVRTRAADGAAFAELVVARELDRERTASYQLRLTASDRGAPPRTGSALLSVSVSDSNDNSPAFERPAYAVRLPEDAPVGTLLLDLNATDPDLGPNGQVVYAFSGHVAPAVAETFRVDPRRGLLTLARPLDFEAVSSYEIGVQAQDLGPNSIPAHCKVSVQVADVNDNSPEIDLNLMAPGREEAAHVSEGDPVDTFVALVRVRDADSGPNGQVACRLHGHGRFRLHRTYEDNYLVLTNATLDREERDEYSLTLVAEDRGTPGLSATRRFTVRVGDVNDNAPRFQRSRYELAVSENNAPGAYLASVAAADPDLGANGRVTYAIPDGSVAGLPVASFVTVDPSNGALYALRTFDREEVGEIVFAVEARDGGEPRGLGANATVVLTVVDENDNAPVIVAPPLRNGTARVAVPRGAGPGFRAAGVRAVDRDAGANARLGCSIEAGNDDAAFFLDPDLCDLYVNVSAASLPPAGREIRVLVYDHGRPRLHARALLRCSVAEGAEGAAGAAGNSAGPAPPDASLLIIVSLGAVCALLLGAMVLFATRCNRDKKDTRSYNCRVAESTYQQHPKRPSRQIHKGDITLVPTVNGTLPIRSQHRASPSASPKPERGPLGRGGGGPGHHSHQSLNSLGTVSSGHGPDRFSLDLTHATPAVEVSQLLAMLHQGQYQPRPSFRGNKYSRSYRYALQDMDKFSLKDSGRGDSEAGDSDYDLGRDSPIDRLLGEGFSDLFLTDGRIPAAMRLCTEECRVLGHSDQCWMPPLPSPSDYRTNLFIPGEEFPPPPESPPATAAAAVQAGDPGDKKRSFSTFGKDADGAGGDPGPSSLLAEMSCVFQRLLPPSLDADPQGGPADCPSSLERRKGQMVAKPAGYPQGVAAWAASTHFQNPAGNPGPAAGTHASGQPAAKWLPAMEEIPENYEEDDLDNALNHLGEGQHELMDASELVAEINKLLQEARQS; from the exons ATGCGTCCGGTCGCCCGCGGTGGGGGGCTCCCCGCGGGCCCGCCCGTCCTGCTCCTCGCCCTGCTGGCCAGCCTGAGCGCGGGGGCGCTGGGCAGGAACCTGCGCTACCGGCTGTACGAGGAGCAGCGGGTGGGCACGGTGGTCGGCCGGCTGTGGGAGGACGCGGGGGACGTGCTGGCGCGGCTGCCCAGTCCGGGCTCGGTGCGGTTCCGCGCCATGCAGCGGGGCAGCGCGCCGCCGCTGCTGACCGTGCGGGAGGACACGGGCGACATCCGCGTGGCGGCCCGCGTGGACCGCGAGCAGCTCTGCCCGGCCCAGCCCAACTGCTCCATCCAGTTCGACGTGATCACGCTGCCCACCGACCACCTGCAGCTCTTCCACGTGGAGGTGGAGGTGCTGGACATCAACGACCACGCGCCCCAGTTCGCCCGCCCGCTCATCCCCATCGAGATCTCCGAGAGCGCCGCCGTGGGCACCCGCATCCCCCTGGACGGGGCCGCCGACCCGGACGTGGGCGACAACGGCCTGCACAGCTACGCGCTGGCCGCCAACGACGCCTTCGGCCTGGAGGTGCGCACCCGGGCGGCCGACGGGGCGGCCTTCGCCGAGCTGGTGGTGGCCCGGGAGCTGGACCGCGAGCGCACGGCCAGCTACCAGCTGCGGCTGACCGCCTCGGACCGGGGGGCGCCACCCCGCACCGGCTCGGCCCTGCTGTCCGTCAGCGTGTCCGACTCCAACGACAACAGCCCGGCCTTCGAGCGGCCCGCCTACGCCGTGCGGCTGCCCGAGGACGCCCCCGTGGGGACCCTGCTCCTGGACCTGAACGCCACCGACCCGGACCTGGGGCCCAACGGCCAGGTGGTGTACGCCTTCAGCGGCCACGTGGCCCCCGCCGTGGCCGAGACCTTCCGCGTCGACCCCCGGCGGGGGCTGCTGACCCTGGCCCGGCCCCTGGACTTCGAGGCCGTGTCCTCCTACGAGATCGGCGTGCAGGCCCAGGACCTGGGCCCCAACTCCATCCCGGCGCACTGCAAGGTGAGCGTCCAGGTGGCCGACGTCAACGACAACAGCCCCGAGATCGACCTCAACCTCATGGCCCCCGGCCGTGAGGAGGCCGCCCACGTGTCCGAGGGCGACCCCGTCGACACCTTCGTGGCCCTGGTCCGCGTCCGGGACGCCGACTCGGGCCCCAACGGCCAGGTGGCCTGCAGGCTGCACGGGCACGGCCGCTTTCGCCTCCACCGGACCTACGAGGACAACTACCTGGTCCTGACCAACGCCACGCTGGACAGGGAGGAGCGGGACGAGTACAGCCTGACCCTGGTGGCCGAGGACCGCGGGACGCCCGGCCTCTCGGCCACCCGCCGCTTCACCGTCCGCGTGGGCGACGTCAACGACAACGCGCCCCGCTTCCAGCGGAGCCGCTACGAGCTGGCCGTGTCCGAGAACAACGCCCCGGGGGCCTACCTGGCCTCCGTCGCGGCCGCCGACCCCGACCTGGGGGCCAACGGCCGCGTCACCTACGCCATCCCGGACGGCTCCGTCGCCGGCCTCCCCGTGGCCTCCTTCGTCACCGTCGACCCGTCCAACGGGGCCCTCTACGCGCTGCGGACCTTTGACCGCGAAGAGGTCGGGGAGATCGTCTTCGCCGTCGAGGCGCGGGACGGGGGCGAGCCGCGGGGGCTCGGCGCCAACGCCACCGTGGTCCTCACCGTCGTGGACGAGAACGACAACGCCCCAGTCATCGTGGCCCCGCCGCTGCGCAACGGCACGGCCCGCGTCGCCGTCCCCCGAGGCGCCGGGCCCGGCTTCCGGGCGGCGGGCGTCCGGGCCGTGGACCGCGACGCCGGGGCCAACGCCCGGCTGGGCTGCTCCATCGAGGCGGGCAACGACGACGCCGCCTTCTTCCTGGACCCGGACCTGTGCGACCTGTACGTCAACGTGAGCGCGGCCTCCCTGCCGCCCGCCGGCCGCGAGATCCGGGTGCTGGTCTACGACCACGGCCGCCCGCGCCTCCACGCCCGGGCCCTCCTGCGCTGCTCCGTggcggagggggccgagggggcggccgGTGCCGCCGGAAactcggccggcccggccccgcccgacgCCTCGCTGCTGATCATCGTGTCCCTCGGGGCCGTCTGCGCCCTGCTGCTCGGGGCCATGGTCCTGTTCGCCACCAGGTGCAACCGCGACAAGAAAGACACGCGCTCCTACAACTGCCGCGTGGCCGAGTCCACCTATCAGCAGCACCCCAAGCGGCCGTCCCGGCAGATCCACAAGGGCGACATCACCCTGGTGCCCACGGTCAACGGCACCCTGCCCATCCGATCTCAGCACcgggcctccccctccgcctccccgaaGCCGGAGAGAGGCCCGCTgggccgcggcgggggcgggcccggccacCACAGCCACCAGTCCCTCAACAGCCTGGGGACCGTCTCCTCGGGCCACGGGCCGGACCGCTTCTCCCTGGACCTGACCCACGCCACGCCCGCCGTGGAG GTGTCCCAGCTCCTCGCCATGCTCCACCAGGGCCAGTACCAGCCGAGACCCAGCTTCCGAGGCAACAAGTACTCCCGAAGCTACAG GTACGCcctgcaggacatggacaagttCAGCCTGAAAGACAGCGGCCGCGGTGACAGCGAGGCCGGAGACAGCGACTACGACCTGGGCCGGGACTCTCCCATCGACAGGCTCCTCGGGGAAGGGTTCAGCGACCTCTTCCTCACGGATGGGAGAATTCCCGCAG CCATGCGACTGTGCACGGAGGAATGCCGGGTCCTCGGACACTCAGACCAGTGTTGGATGCCGCCGCTCCCGTCCCCCTCGGACTACCGCACCAACCTCTTCATCCCGGGCGAGGAGTTCCCCCCGCCGCCCGAGTCGccccccgccaccgccgccgccgccgtgcaGGCCGGGGATCCCGGCGACAAGAAGAGGAGCTTCTCCACCTTCGGAAAGGACGCGGACGGCGCCGGGGGGGACCCGGGCCCCTCGTCGCTGCTTGCCGAGATGAGCTGTGTCTTCCAGCGCCTGTTGCCCCCGTCCTTAGACGCCGACCCTCAGGGCGGGCCGGCCGACTGCCCCAGCTCGCTGGAGCGGCGCAAGGGCCAGATGGTGGCCAAGCCCGCCGGCTACCCCCAGGGTGTGGCGGCCTGGGCGGCCAGCACGCACTTCCAGAATCCCGCCGGCAACCCCGGGCCGGCCGCGGGGACCCACGCCAGCGGCCAGCCGGCGGCCAAATGGCTCCCGGCCATGGAGGAGATCCCCGAGAACTATGAGGAGGACGACTTGGACAACGCTCTCAACCACCTGGGCGAAGGCCAGCACGAACTGATGGACGCCAGCGAGCTGGTGGCCGAGATCAACAAGCTGCTCCAGGAGGCACGGCAGAGCTAG